In the genome of Sulfuricella sp., one region contains:
- a CDS encoding CapA family protein has product MNRPRLFLCLTLTGLLLMTTPARAEPVRLIFAGDIMLDDGPGRVIQSGRDPLAHFAATLAQADFTIGNLECPVATTGQPLESKIFSFRAHPRVLPILKGRFNALAVANNHSGDYGKEAFLETLTLLEKNGLPYFGGGHDLATAHAPLWIARKGLRIAVLGYNEFKPRSFEAGPDWAGIAWSEDSQVVADIRAARAAGADLVLPFMHWGWERELQPTERQRQLARAMIDAGADMVIGGHPHVTQGAEYYKGKLIVYSLGNFVFDGFDPPEIPETREGWLLRLSVDRNGLIEWDTLAARMDQEGTPHPVSGAETPCGKAGEAVVRVCKNP; this is encoded by the coding sequence ATGAATAGACCCCGCCTGTTCCTGTGCCTGACCCTGACCGGCCTGCTCCTCATGACCACCCCGGCCCGGGCCGAGCCGGTGCGCCTGATCTTCGCCGGTGACATCATGCTCGACGACGGGCCGGGGCGGGTGATTCAGTCCGGGCGCGACCCGCTGGCCCACTTCGCCGCCACGCTGGCCCAGGCTGATTTCACCATAGGCAACCTGGAGTGCCCGGTCGCCACCACCGGCCAGCCGCTGGAGAGCAAGATTTTTTCCTTCCGCGCCCATCCCCGCGTGCTGCCCATCCTGAAGGGTCGCTTCAACGCCCTGGCCGTCGCCAACAATCACTCCGGCGATTACGGCAAGGAAGCCTTTCTCGAAACCCTGACGCTGCTCGAAAAAAACGGCCTGCCCTACTTCGGCGGCGGACACGATCTTGCCACCGCCCATGCGCCGTTGTGGATAGCACGCAAGGGCCTGCGCATCGCCGTCCTCGGCTACAACGAATTCAAGCCCCGTTCCTTCGAGGCCGGACCCGACTGGGCGGGAATAGCCTGGAGCGAAGACAGCCAGGTCGTCGCCGACATCCGCGCCGCCCGTGCCGCAGGAGCGGACCTGGTGCTCCCCTTCATGCACTGGGGCTGGGAGCGCGAACTGCAACCCACTGAACGCCAGCGCCAACTGGCCCGGGCCATGATCGACGCGGGGGCGGACATGGTGATTGGCGGACACCCCCACGTCACCCAGGGGGCGGAATATTACAAAGGGAAGCTGATCGTCTACAGCCTGGGCAACTTCGTGTTCGACGGCTTCGACCCGCCGGAAATCCCGGAAACGCGGGAGGGGTGGCTGCTGCGGCTGAGCGTGGATCGCAATGGGCTGATCGAGTGGGATACGCTGGCGGCACGGATGGATCAGGAGGGTACGCCGCACCCCGTTTCTGGCGCTGAAACGCCTTGTGGCAAGGCGGGAGAAGCGGTGGTCAGGGTGTGCAAGAACCCGTAA
- a CDS encoding deoxyguanosinetriphosphate triphosphohydrolase, protein MTELAPYAAHPQHTRGRKLFEPAPAGRNEFERDRDRIIHSTAFRRLEYKTQVFVNHEGDLFRTRLTHSLEVAQIGRTIARNLQLNEVLVEAIALAHDLGHTPFGHAGQDELNACMKDHGGFEHNLQSLRMVDFLEERYAEFDGLNLCFETREGILKHCSLPNARTLGEVGERFLNDQRPSLEAQVTNLADEIAYNNHDVDDGLRSGLITLEQLSNTSLFARHLAMARAKHPALDGRRLIHETVRRMINTLVMDLIAQSTGNIRAAAPASLDDVRRASPLVAFSEPLANEQRELKQFLREHLYRHFQVNRMSMKARRIVRELFNAFFDTPALLPPQYQEKAATDKARIIADYIAGMTDRYAYREHRRLFSIEEM, encoded by the coding sequence ATGACGGAACTCGCGCCCTATGCCGCGCATCCGCAGCACACCCGCGGCCGCAAGCTTTTCGAACCCGCCCCCGCCGGGCGCAACGAGTTCGAGCGCGACCGCGACCGCATCATCCACTCCACCGCCTTCCGCCGCCTTGAATACAAGACCCAGGTATTCGTCAACCACGAGGGCGACCTGTTCCGCACCCGCCTGACCCATAGCCTGGAAGTGGCGCAAATCGGCCGCACCATTGCGCGCAACCTGCAGCTCAACGAAGTGCTGGTGGAGGCCATCGCCCTGGCTCACGACCTGGGCCACACTCCCTTCGGCCATGCCGGGCAGGACGAGCTCAATGCCTGCATGAAGGATCACGGCGGCTTCGAACACAACCTGCAGTCGCTGCGGATGGTGGATTTTCTGGAAGAGCGCTATGCCGAATTCGATGGCCTCAACCTATGTTTTGAGACGCGCGAGGGCATCCTCAAACACTGTTCCCTCCCCAACGCCAGAACATTGGGCGAGGTCGGCGAGCGTTTCCTGAATGATCAACGCCCCTCCCTGGAAGCTCAGGTAACCAATCTGGCGGATGAAATCGCTTACAACAATCACGATGTTGATGACGGTTTGCGTTCAGGCCTGATTACCCTCGAACAGCTCTCCAACACCAGCCTGTTTGCCCGCCACCTGGCGATGGCACGGGCAAAACATCCCGCTCTCGACGGGCGGCGCCTGATCCACGAAACCGTGCGGCGCATGATCAACACTCTGGTGATGGACCTGATCGCACAGAGCACCGGCAATATCCGGGCCGCCGCGCCCGCCAGTCTCGACGACGTGCGCCGCGCCTCGCCACTGGTGGCTTTCAGCGAGCCACTGGCCAACGAGCAGCGCGAACTGAAACAGTTTCTGCGCGAGCATCTCTATCGCCATTTTCAGGTAAACCGCATGAGCATGAAAGCTCGCCGCATCGTGCGCGAACTGTTTAATGCCTTCTTCGACACCCCAGCCCTGCTGCCACCGCAGTATCAGGAGAAAGCGGCCACAGACAAGGCGCGCATCATTGCCGACTATATCGCCGGCATGACCGACCGCTATGCCTACCGCGAGCACCGCCGGCTGTTTTCGATCGAGGAAATGTAA
- a CDS encoding diguanylate cyclase, with product MKLSLALFCLISFLVLESVNSAAIFYLYQASPSQARPADPAAQTDARHALTAAIIGLTGNMRSTASHIAQLPQTINALKAGPDHGPQTQLIHTLYPDARIQRTLPNISAGGNSPIPPLSVVYSRIPEVPEKGHASTQAAPASSWFIPTVAEPVIDPQSKAILGFVVIGKSVPEIVALFDSLQLQGSYAELQQANSNGPHDVLLQRGDTRIKASIFQELTDLPGSAWRLVVWRTPALPAKPVASLSQRHLAAWALSSILLALVMAGLYFALRKTLKNDINTILVFFSDIRHARLRKTYAIQMKDFEQSFGLMYRLGKLMLGKHKQVTESASIDHLSQVNNRRSFDFKQSELFKTLAEGWTHSLLIIDIDHFKQVNDTFGHDAGDALIVQFGKALKDHLRSSDFIARLGGDEFCVIFPNTPLKKAAELASRLRQNLPAELELTQGVMHKLHWSGGLSEYKKSDGTENMALSRADNALLLAKHAGRNQTKLAAA from the coding sequence ATGAAACTTTCCCTAGCACTTTTCTGCCTGATCTCCTTCCTCGTGCTGGAGTCGGTCAACAGTGCCGCCATTTTTTACCTCTACCAGGCCAGCCCGTCACAAGCCAGGCCAGCCGATCCAGCCGCTCAAACAGATGCCAGACATGCCCTGACCGCCGCCATCATCGGGCTGACCGGAAACATGCGCTCCACTGCCTCACATATCGCGCAGCTCCCCCAGACAATCAATGCGCTAAAGGCGGGCCCGGACCACGGCCCCCAGACACAACTCATTCACACGCTTTACCCGGATGCCAGGATTCAGCGAACGCTGCCAAATATCAGTGCGGGCGGAAATTCCCCCATACCGCCGCTTTCGGTCGTGTATTCGCGCATACCCGAGGTTCCGGAAAAGGGGCATGCCTCCACTCAGGCCGCGCCTGCAAGCTCCTGGTTTATACCAACCGTTGCGGAGCCGGTCATTGATCCGCAAAGCAAGGCAATACTCGGCTTTGTCGTGATCGGAAAAAGCGTTCCGGAGATTGTCGCCTTATTCGATTCGCTACAGTTACAGGGTTCTTACGCCGAACTGCAACAGGCCAACAGCAACGGCCCCCACGACGTTTTGCTGCAACGTGGCGACACACGCATTAAAGCCAGCATTTTCCAGGAGCTGACTGATCTGCCGGGAAGCGCATGGAGACTCGTGGTATGGCGTACCCCGGCCTTGCCCGCCAAGCCGGTGGCCTCTTTATCTCAACGCCACCTGGCGGCATGGGCGCTTTCCTCGATATTGCTGGCTCTTGTTATGGCTGGGCTGTATTTTGCCTTGCGCAAAACGCTGAAAAACGACATCAACACCATACTGGTATTTTTCTCGGATATCCGCCATGCGCGCCTGCGCAAGACGTACGCCATCCAGATGAAGGATTTCGAGCAAAGCTTCGGGCTCATGTATCGTCTGGGTAAGCTCATGCTGGGAAAGCACAAACAGGTGACGGAATCCGCCAGCATCGACCATCTCTCCCAGGTCAACAACCGCCGCAGCTTCGACTTCAAGCAAAGTGAACTGTTTAAAACCCTGGCGGAAGGCTGGACCCACAGTCTGCTCATTATCGATATCGATCATTTCAAGCAAGTGAACGACACGTTTGGGCACGATGCCGGAGATGCCCTGATCGTGCAGTTCGGTAAAGCGCTTAAAGATCATTTACGCTCCAGCGATTTTATCGCCCGCCTGGGGGGTGATGAATTCTGCGTGATTTTCCCCAATACTCCACTGAAAAAAGCGGCGGAACTCGCCAGCCGCTTGCGCCAGAACCTGCCCGCCGAACTGGAACTTACGCAGGGCGTCATGCACAAGCTGCACTGGAGTGGCGGCCTGAGCGAATACAAGAAAAGCGACGGCACCGAAAACATGGCCTTGTCACGCGCGGATAACGCCCTGCTCCTGGCCAAGCACGCCGGGCGCAACCAGACCAAGCTTGCCGCCGCCTAG
- the aroB gene encoding 3-dehydroquinate synthase: MQTLTVDLGARSYPIHIGAGLLRQAQLILPHLAQKRVAIVTNTTVAPLYLDQLTSTLTGEGVNVLPIILPDGEAYKNSETLNQIYSALLENRCERKTTLIALGGGVIGDLTGYAAATFLRGVPFIQIPTTLLAQVDSSVGGKTGINHPLGKNMIGAFYQPQVVLADTSTLDTLPARELAAGLAEVIKYGLIRDLPFFEWLEQNMDRLLARDKDALAYAIRRSCENKAEIVAADEREGGVRALLNLGHTFGHAIEAGMGYGNWLHGEAVAGGTVLAADLSHRMGWISAQDLERTRHLFQRAGLPDHAPDLGVEAYLDFMGLDKKVEDGKIRFVLLKSIGAALVTADVTADKLAQALTGFVRPAKLHKEADGTENP; this comes from the coding sequence ATGCAAACCCTGACCGTTGATTTAGGCGCACGTTCCTACCCCATCCACATCGGCGCAGGCCTGCTTCGGCAGGCACAGCTGATCCTGCCGCACCTGGCGCAGAAGCGCGTGGCGATTGTCACCAATACCACGGTGGCGCCGCTATATCTGGACCAGCTGACCTCCACGCTAACCGGCGAGGGCGTCAACGTACTGCCGATCATCCTGCCGGATGGCGAAGCCTACAAGAATAGCGAAACCCTGAACCAGATCTACAGCGCCCTGCTGGAAAACCGCTGCGAGCGCAAAACCACGCTGATCGCGCTGGGCGGCGGAGTGATCGGCGATCTTACCGGCTATGCGGCCGCCACCTTCCTGCGCGGGGTGCCCTTCATCCAGATACCCACCACGCTGCTGGCCCAGGTGGATTCGTCGGTGGGCGGCAAGACCGGCATCAACCACCCGCTCGGCAAGAACATGATCGGCGCCTTTTACCAGCCGCAAGTGGTGCTCGCCGACACCTCCACGCTCGACACCCTGCCAGCACGGGAACTGGCGGCAGGCCTGGCCGAGGTGATCAAATACGGCCTGATTCGCGACCTGCCGTTTTTCGAATGGCTGGAACAGAACATGGACCGGCTGCTGGCCCGTGACAAGGATGCCCTGGCGTATGCCATCCGCCGTTCGTGCGAGAACAAGGCCGAAATCGTGGCCGCGGACGAACGCGAAGGCGGCGTGCGCGCCCTGCTCAATCTCGGCCACACCTTCGGCCACGCCATCGAGGCCGGCATGGGTTATGGCAACTGGCTGCATGGCGAAGCGGTGGCCGGTGGAACGGTGCTGGCAGCCGATCTGTCACATCGCATGGGGTGGATCAGCGCGCAGGATCTGGAACGTACCCGGCACCTTTTTCAGCGCGCCGGGTTGCCGGACCATGCGCCTGACCTTGGAGTGGAGGCCTATCTCGACTTCATGGGACTGGACAAGAAAGTGGAAGACGGAAAAATCCGCTTCGTCCTGCTGAAATCCATCGGCGCAGCGCTGGTCACGGCTGATGTCACAGCCGACAAGCTGGCACAGGCGCTGACGGGCTTTGTGCGCCCGGCCAAACTTCACAAGGAGGCTGACGGGACAGAAAATCCCTAG
- the ftsZ gene encoding cell division protein FtsZ, with protein sequence MFEIMEAPMQDAVIKVIGVGGCGGNAVDHMIVSGLEGVEFICANTDAQALKRSQARIQLQLGAHITKGLGAGANPEVGRASAEEDRERIAEMIQGANMLFITAGMGGGTGTGAAPIVAEVAKELGILTVAVVTKPFAFEGKRAKVAQLGMETLAKHVDSLIVVPNDKLMQVLGEDVSFQDAFKAANDVLHGAVSGIAEVINCPGLVNVDFADVKTVMSENGMAMMGSASAAGVDRARLAAERAVASPLLEDIDLAGARGILVNITASMSLKMKEYYEVMETIKEFTAEDATVIVGTVIDENMGDTLRVTMVATGLGGAITRQQNKPQLVVRNGTDNAPMSVNYDELEQPAVMRRRERGAQLEAMKASGVDFLDIPAFLRKQAD encoded by the coding sequence ATGTTCGAAATCATGGAAGCACCAATGCAGGATGCAGTTATCAAGGTGATCGGCGTGGGCGGCTGCGGCGGTAACGCAGTTGACCACATGATCGTGAGTGGACTGGAAGGGGTGGAATTCATCTGCGCCAATACCGATGCCCAGGCGCTCAAGCGCAGCCAGGCCAGAATCCAGCTTCAACTGGGCGCGCACATCACCAAGGGTCTGGGCGCCGGCGCAAACCCGGAAGTGGGCCGCGCCTCGGCGGAAGAAGACCGCGAGCGCATCGCTGAAATGATCCAGGGCGCCAACATGCTCTTCATTACCGCCGGCATGGGCGGCGGCACCGGCACCGGCGCTGCGCCTATCGTCGCCGAAGTGGCCAAGGAACTGGGAATTCTGACCGTGGCCGTGGTCACCAAGCCGTTTGCTTTCGAAGGCAAGCGCGCCAAGGTAGCCCAGCTCGGCATGGAAACCCTGGCAAAGCACGTCGACTCCCTTATCGTGGTGCCCAACGACAAGCTGATGCAGGTGCTGGGCGAAGACGTCAGCTTCCAGGACGCCTTCAAGGCCGCCAATGACGTATTGCATGGCGCGGTTTCAGGCATCGCGGAAGTGATCAACTGCCCCGGCCTGGTCAACGTGGACTTTGCCGACGTCAAAACCGTGATGTCGGAAAACGGCATGGCGATGATGGGTTCGGCTTCCGCCGCCGGCGTGGACCGTGCCCGCCTGGCAGCGGAACGCGCCGTCGCCAGCCCCTTGCTGGAAGACATCGACCTCGCCGGCGCACGCGGCATCCTGGTCAACATCACCGCCAGCATGTCCCTCAAGATGAAGGAATATTACGAGGTGATGGAAACCATCAAGGAATTCACCGCGGAAGACGCCACCGTCATCGTCGGCACCGTCATCGATGAAAATATGGGCGACACCCTGCGCGTCACCATGGTTGCCACCGGTCTCGGCGGAGCGATTACCCGTCAGCAGAACAAGCCGCAACTGGTGGTCCGCAACGGGACGGACAATGCCCCCATGAGCGTGAATTACGATGAGCTTGAGCAACCAGCCGTCATGCGCCGCCGTGAACGCGGCGCCCAGCTTGAAGCCATGAAAGCCTCCGGTGTCGATTTCCTCGACATCCCGGCTTTCCTGCGCAAACAGGCTGACTAA
- the ftsA gene encoding cell division protein FtsA, with amino-acid sequence MSRIKEQKTLIVGLDIGTSKIVAMVAEIRPDGRMEVIGIGHHPSRGLKKGVVVNIESTVNAIQRALEEAELMADCKIVDVYTGIAGSHIRSFNSHGMVAIKDKEVSQMDVDRVIETAKAVNIPTDQQILHILTQEFIIDGQEDVREPLGMSGIRLEVKVHIVTGAVSAAQNIIKCIKRCGLEVRDLILQPLASSMAVLSEDEKDLGVCLIDIGGGTTDIAVFTDGAIRHTAVIPIAGDQITNDIAMALRTPTKEAEDIKRTHGCALRQLADANQMVEVPGVGERETRQLSRQTLAEVIEPRVEELYSLVQAELRRSGFEDLMSSGIVITGGSSAMQGMVELGEEVFHMPVRLGVPNYSGGLAEVVRNPRFATGLGLLMSAQEQHQRHQIANMGNTSLQQIFEKMKSWFQGNF; translated from the coding sequence ATGAGCAGGATCAAGGAACAAAAAACATTGATCGTCGGGCTGGATATCGGCACTTCGAAGATCGTCGCCATGGTGGCTGAAATTCGTCCCGACGGACGGATGGAAGTGATCGGCATCGGTCATCATCCCTCGCGCGGACTGAAGAAAGGCGTGGTGGTCAATATCGAGTCTACCGTCAATGCCATTCAGCGCGCCCTCGAGGAAGCGGAACTGATGGCCGACTGCAAGATCGTCGATGTGTATACCGGCATCGCGGGCAGTCACATCAGGAGCTTCAACTCGCACGGCATGGTGGCGATCAAGGACAAGGAAGTGTCGCAGATGGACGTGGACCGGGTGATCGAGACCGCCAAGGCGGTGAACATCCCGACCGACCAGCAGATCCTCCACATCCTGACCCAGGAATTCATCATCGATGGCCAGGAAGACGTGCGCGAACCGCTGGGCATGAGCGGTATCCGGCTGGAGGTCAAGGTGCACATCGTCACCGGCGCGGTTTCGGCGGCGCAGAACATCATCAAGTGCATCAAGCGCTGCGGACTGGAAGTGCGCGATCTGATCCTGCAACCGCTGGCGTCCAGCATGGCGGTGCTGTCCGAGGATGAAAAAGATCTCGGCGTCTGCCTGATCGACATCGGCGGCGGCACCACCGACATCGCCGTGTTCACCGATGGCGCGATCCGCCACACCGCGGTGATCCCCATCGCCGGCGACCAGATCACCAACGACATCGCCATGGCCCTGCGCACGCCCACCAAGGAAGCGGAGGACATCAAGCGCACCCATGGCTGCGCCCTGCGCCAGCTGGCCGATGCCAACCAGATGGTGGAAGTGCCCGGCGTGGGCGAGCGCGAAACGCGCCAGCTGTCGCGCCAGACGCTGGCCGAAGTGATCGAGCCGCGCGTGGAGGAGCTTTACTCACTGGTGCAGGCGGAGCTGCGCCGCAGCGGATTCGAGGACCTGATGTCTTCGGGCATCGTCATCACCGGCGGCAGTTCAGCCATGCAGGGCATGGTGGAGCTGGGCGAGGAAGTGTTCCACATGCCGGTGCGCCTGGGCGTGCCCAACTACAGCGGAGGGCTGGCGGAAGTAGTGCGCAACCCGCGCTTCGCCACCGGTCTGGGCCTCTTGATGTCGGCGCAGGAACAGCACCAGCGCCACCAGATCGCCAACATGGGAAACACCTCGCTACAACAGATTTTTGAAAAAATGAAGAGCTGGTTTCAAGGCAATTTTTAG
- a CDS encoding cell division protein FtsQ/DivIB: MWDKPALMLWLANLLYAVAAILLLYAVLFLVVHLPLFPLREVKVNGELEHVTHEQVQFIVTRALKGNFFTLDLNKTRRTFEKLPWVRNVNVRRRWPDKLEVTLEEHEVLARWNNTALVNAQGEIFQAASDQQLPVFSGPADSVQEVARQYLFFRQQLAITGRHPVTVSLSPRRAWQIRLDDGLVVELGREHVAQRMEKFVKVYDRSLGRLGQLRKAVDYVDLRYPNGFAVRMDATATHKPAGA; encoded by the coding sequence ATGTGGGATAAACCGGCCCTGATGCTGTGGCTGGCCAACCTGCTGTACGCGGTGGCAGCGATTCTGTTGCTGTACGCGGTGCTGTTTCTGGTGGTTCACCTGCCGCTGTTTCCGCTGCGCGAGGTGAAAGTGAATGGCGAATTGGAGCATGTGACGCATGAACAGGTTCAGTTCATCGTGACCCGGGCGCTGAAGGGCAACTTCTTCACCCTGGACCTGAACAAGACCCGGCGCACTTTCGAGAAACTGCCCTGGGTGCGCAACGTGAATGTGCGGCGGCGCTGGCCTGACAAGCTCGAAGTGACACTGGAAGAACATGAAGTGCTGGCACGCTGGAACAACACGGCGCTGGTCAACGCTCAGGGAGAAATTTTTCAGGCTGCTTCGGACCAGCAATTGCCGGTTTTCAGCGGCCCTGCCGATAGTGTGCAGGAAGTCGCCAGGCAGTATCTGTTTTTCAGGCAGCAACTGGCGATAACCGGGCGTCATCCGGTGACGGTCAGCCTGTCGCCGCGCCGCGCCTGGCAGATCAGGCTGGATGATGGCCTGGTGGTGGAACTGGGGCGCGAGCACGTGGCGCAAAGAATGGAAAAATTCGTCAAGGTTTACGACCGCTCCCTGGGCCGCCTGGGCCAGTTGCGAAAAGCGGTCGATTACGTGGATCTGCGCTACCCCAATGGTTTTGCGGTGCGTATGGATGCCACGGCAACACACAAACCAGCGGGGGCGTAA
- a CDS encoding D-alanine--D-alanine ligase, giving the protein MLDNITPHPSPLTPHAFGKVAVLFGGRSAEREVSLKSGAAVLRALRASGVDAHPFDPAERDLHELKSGGFNRAFIALHGRYGEDGTVQGALELMNIPYTGSGVLASALAMDKWRTKLVWRAAGLPIPAFELLTAQTDFEAVARQLGLPLFVKPANEGSSVGISKVKHASGLREAYELAAQYDPLVIAEQFVGGGEYTAAMLGGIALPVIKIEPATEFYDYEAKYFRDDTRYLCPCGLPAAQEEEMQRLAQQGFAVIGGAGWGRVDFLMDEAGKPYLLEANTSPGMTDHSLVPMAARQAGISFEQLVLKVLELSHVG; this is encoded by the coding sequence ATGCTGGATAACATTACCCCTCACCCCTCACCCCTCACCCCTCACGCCTTCGGCAAAGTAGCAGTGCTGTTCGGCGGCAGGTCCGCTGAGCGCGAGGTGTCGCTCAAGAGCGGCGCGGCGGTGCTCAGGGCCCTGCGTGCCAGCGGCGTGGATGCCCACCCCTTCGACCCGGCCGAACGCGATTTGCACGAGCTGAAAAGCGGCGGCTTCAACCGCGCCTTCATCGCCCTGCACGGGCGTTACGGCGAGGACGGCACGGTGCAGGGCGCGCTGGAGCTGATGAACATCCCCTATACCGGCAGCGGCGTGCTGGCTTCCGCGCTGGCCATGGACAAGTGGCGCACCAAGCTGGTGTGGCGCGCCGCCGGGCTGCCCATCCCGGCTTTCGAGCTGCTCACGGCACAAACGGATTTCGAGGCGGTAGCCAGGCAGCTGGGCCTGCCGCTGTTCGTCAAGCCAGCCAACGAAGGCTCCAGCGTCGGCATCAGCAAGGTCAAGCACGCCTCCGGACTGCGCGAGGCCTATGAGCTGGCCGCCCAGTACGACCCGCTGGTGATCGCCGAGCAGTTCGTCGGCGGCGGCGAATATACCGCGGCCATGCTGGGCGGGATTGCCCTGCCGGTGATCAAGATCGAGCCGGCCACCGAATTCTACGATTATGAAGCCAAGTATTTCCGCGACGACACGCGCTATCTCTGCCCCTGCGGATTGCCCGCAGCACAGGAAGAGGAAATGCAGCGCCTGGCGCAACAGGGGTTCGCCGTCATCGGCGGCGCCGGCTGGGGACGGGTGGACTTCCTCATGGACGAAGCGGGCAAGCCCTATCTGCTCGAAGCCAATACCTCGCCGGGCATGACCGATCACAGCCTGGTGCCGATGGCGGCAAGGCAGGCGGGGATTTCCTTCGAGCAGCTGGTGCTGAAGGTACTGGAGCTGTCGCATGTGGGATAA
- the murB gene encoding UDP-N-acetylmuramate dehydrogenase — MDMTQAHLHAPLRGTLKLDEPMPAHVSWRAGGRAERCYTPADLQDLAAFLSTCTGPLHFVGLGSNLLVRDGGLKGTVILLHGALNQISATPEGLVYAEAGVSSPKVASFAAQKNLEGAEFLSGIPGTVGGALAMNAGCYGRETWQCVERVLTIDASGTLRERLPQDFQIGYRHVALAVRGEGLGVRGDVSSPHPSYTTFHATSRVESRNPAQAGPLTPHPEEWFAAAWFRFTPGNGKAAKEKAREWLAKRMATQPLALPNAGSVFRNPPGDHAARLIEASGLKGLTIGGAQVSEKHANFIVNLGNATAADIENLIEEVQARVKKVHGIELITEVRIIGERQNNAG, encoded by the coding sequence ATGGATATGACGCAAGCTCATCTGCACGCACCCTTGCGCGGCACATTGAAGCTCGATGAGCCGATGCCGGCTCACGTGAGCTGGCGCGCGGGCGGACGGGCAGAGCGCTGCTACACCCCGGCGGACCTGCAGGATCTGGCGGCTTTCCTCTCCACCTGCACGGGCCCGCTGCACTTCGTCGGCCTGGGCAGCAACCTGCTGGTGCGCGACGGCGGGCTCAAGGGCACGGTCATCCTGCTGCACGGCGCGCTGAACCAGATCAGCGCAACGCCTGAGGGACTGGTGTATGCCGAAGCCGGGGTCAGCAGCCCGAAAGTGGCCAGCTTCGCGGCGCAAAAGAATCTTGAAGGCGCCGAATTCCTGTCCGGCATCCCCGGCACGGTAGGCGGCGCCCTGGCCATGAATGCCGGCTGTTACGGCAGGGAAACCTGGCAATGCGTGGAGCGGGTGCTCACCATCGACGCCAGCGGCACCTTGCGCGAGCGTCTGCCGCAGGATTTCCAGATTGGCTACCGGCATGTTGCGCTGGCCGTGAGGGGTGAGGGGTTAGGGGTGAGGGGAGACGTTTCTTCGCCTCACCCCTCATATACGACCTTTCACGCGACAAGTCGCGTAGAAAGTCGGAATCCCGCGCAGGCGGGACCCCTCACCCCTCACCCAGAAGAATGGTTCGCCGCTGCCTGGTTCCGCTTCACCCCGGGCAACGGCAAGGCAGCCAAAGAGAAGGCCAGGGAATGGCTGGCGAAGCGCATGGCCACGCAGCCGCTGGCCTTGCCCAATGCCGGGTCGGTATTCCGCAACCCGCCGGGCGATCACGCGGCACGCCTGATCGAAGCCAGCGGCCTGAAAGGACTGACCATCGGCGGCGCGCAGGTATCGGAAAAGCACGCCAATTTCATCGTCAACCTGGGCAATGCGACGGCAGCGGACATCGAAAACCTGATTGAAGAGGTGCAAGCACGGGTCAAGAAAGTTCACGGAATAGAACTGATTACCGAAGTAAGGATAATTGGTGAAAGGCAAAATAATGCTGGATAA